In Elephas maximus indicus isolate mEleMax1 chromosome 7, mEleMax1 primary haplotype, whole genome shotgun sequence, the following proteins share a genomic window:
- the LOC126080705 gene encoding keratin-associated protein 5-7-like, with amino-acid sequence MGCCGCSGGCGGCGSSCGGCRGCGGCGYSCGGSGGWGSSCYVPVCCCKPVCCCVPACPCSSCGSCGGSKEGCGSCGGCKGGCGSCGCCQSSCRKPYCCSSGCGQSCCQSSCCVPVCYQCKI; translated from the coding sequence ATGGGCTGCTGTGGCTGTTCTGGAGGCTGTGGGGGCTGCGGCTCCAGCTGTGGGGGCTGTAGGGGCTGTGGGGGCTGTGGCTACAGCTGTGGGGGCTCTGGGGGCTGGGGCTCCAGCTGCTATGTGCCCGTTTGCTGCTGCAAGCCTGTGTGCTGCTGTGTGCCAGCCTGTCCCTGCTCCAGCTGTGGCTCCTGTGGGGGCAGCAAGGAGGGTTGTGGCTCCTGTGGGGGCTGCAAGGGGGGCTGTGGCTCCTGTGGCTGCTGCCAGTCCAGCTGCCGCAAACCTTACTGCTGCTCTTCAGGCTGTGGGCAATCCTGCTGCCAGTCCAGCTGCTGCGTCCCTGTTTGCTACCAGTGTAAGATCTAA